In a genomic window of Scyliorhinus torazame isolate Kashiwa2021f chromosome 5, sScyTor2.1, whole genome shotgun sequence:
- the LOC140418624 gene encoding uncharacterized protein produces the protein MEGKSIIHSGEKPYMCCVCGRGFSQSSGFMKHQCSHTENKSWKCADCGKGFTSPSKLETHRRSHTGERPFTCSKCGKGFTKLSHLLRHQRIHTGERPFTCCKCEKGFTDSSALQTHQRIHTGERPFTCSQCGKGFTQSSSLSTHQRVHSRERPFTCSECGKGFSNLSNLLRHQRVHTDERPFQCPDCGRCYKGSGDLMRHQRVHIDESPFRCSHCGTGFRHSSNLTVHQRIHTGERPYTCSKCGKGFTQSSDLQKHQRVHTGARPFTCSECGKRFTLSSNLQKHQRVHTGERPFTCSQCGKGFTQSSHLLSHQIGHK, from the coding sequence atggaaggaaaaagcatcattcacagtggggagaaaccatacatgtgttgtgtgtgtggacgaggattcagtcaatcatcaggctTCATGAAACaccaatgcagtcacactgagaacAAAtcctggaaatgtgcggactgtgggaaaggattcacttccccatccaagctggaaactcatcgacgcagccacactggagagagaccattcacctgttccaagtgtgggaagggattcactaagttatcccacctgctgagacaccagcgaattcacactggggagagaccattcacctgctgcaagtgtgagaagggattcactgactcatcggccctgcagacacaccagcgaattcacactggggagagaccattcacctgctcccagtgtgggaagggattcactcagtcatccagtctgtccacacaccagcgagttcactctagggagagaccattcacctgctcagagtgtgggaaaggatttagtaatttgtccaacctgctgagacaccagcgagttcacactgatgagagaccatttcaatgtccagactgcgggaggtgctataaaggttctggggatctgatgcgccatcaacgtgttcacattgACGAGagtccgttcaggtgctctcactgtgggactggtttCAGGCActcatctaacctcactgtacatcagcgaattcacactggggagaggccatacacctgctccaagtgtgggaagggattcactcagtcatctgacctgcagaagcaccagcgagttcacactggggcgaggccattcacctgctccgagtgcgggaagagattcactctgtcatccaacctgcagaagcaccagcgagttcacactggggagaggccattcacctgctcccagtgtgggaagggattcactcagtcatcccacctgctgagtcaccaaatAGGCCATAAGTAA
- the LOC140418628 gene encoding uncharacterized protein — protein sequence MGKPWKCGDCGKAFRAPSELETHRRSHTGERPFTCSQCGKGFSQLSALKTHQRVHTGERPFTCSQCGKGFTQSSGLRSHQRVHTGERPFTCSQCGKGFRDSSTLQRHQRILTGKRPFTCSQCGKGFTQSSGLQTHQRILTGKRPFTCSQCGKGFTQSSALQTHQRFHTGERPFTCSQCGKRFRDSSSLRRHRRVHTGERPFICSQCGKGFAQLSYLRTHQRIHTGERPFTCSQCGKGFRDSSNLRRHQRVHTGERPSTSQCETGLHV from the coding sequence atggggaaaccgtggaaatgtggggactgtggcaagGCATTCCgagccccatcagagctggagactcatcgacgcagtcacactggggagaggccgttcacctgctctcagtgtgggaagggattcagtcaattatccgccctgaagacacaccagcgagttcacactggggagaggccgttcacctgctctcagtgtgggaagggattcactcagtcatccggcctgcggtcacaccagcgagttcacactggggagaggccattcacctgctctcagtgtgggaagggattccgtgattcatcaaccctgcagagacatcagcgaattctcactgggaagaggccattcacctgttctcagtgtgggaagggattcactcagtcatccggcctgcagacacaccagcgaattctcactgggaagaggccattcacctgttctcagtgtgggaagggattcactcagtcatccgccctgcagacacaccagcgatttcacactggggagaggccattcacctgctctcagtgtgggaagagattccgtgATTCATCATCCCTGCGgagacaccggcgagttcacactggggagaggccattcatctgttctcagtgtgggaaaggatttgctcagttatcttacctgcggacacaccagcgaattcacactggggagaggccgttcacctgctctcagtgtgggaaagggttccgtgattcatccaacctgcggagacaccagcgagttcacactggggagagaccgtccacctctcaatgtgagacgggattgcatgtttaa